The proteins below are encoded in one region of Polynucleobacter sp. AP-Elch-400A-B2:
- the ispH gene encoding 4-hydroxy-3-methylbut-2-enyl diphosphate reductase, translating into MNKQTITQAGGDSTSEILMAQPRGFCAGVDRAINIVNEALIRFGAPIYVRHEIVHNAYVVNELREKGAVFVEELHEVPKGGIVVFSAHGVSQEVRQDAETRGLQVYDATCPLVTKVHVEVIKMCKDGFTVLMIGHAGHPEVEGTMGQVNEGVHLIEKVADITKLPFTENEKIAFVTQTTLSVDETKEIVDALIQKFPNIVQPRKQDICYATQNRQDAVKFMAPQVEVVIVVGSKASSNSNRLRELAEKLGVPAYMVDAPEQLQAEWFVGKRRVGLTAGASAPESLALSIVAKIQEFGPRSIRNLEGVVEDVTFSLPKNLVG; encoded by the coding sequence ATGAATAAACAAACTATTACACAAGCCGGCGGTGATAGCACCTCCGAAATCTTGATGGCGCAGCCCCGTGGCTTTTGCGCTGGTGTTGATCGTGCAATCAATATTGTGAATGAAGCGCTGATACGTTTTGGTGCCCCAATTTATGTACGTCATGAGATTGTTCACAATGCTTATGTCGTGAACGAGCTGCGTGAAAAGGGTGCTGTATTTGTTGAAGAGTTGCATGAAGTTCCCAAAGGCGGCATTGTGGTGTTTAGTGCCCACGGTGTTTCTCAAGAAGTTCGTCAAGATGCTGAGACGCGTGGCTTGCAGGTATATGACGCAACTTGCCCCTTGGTTACAAAGGTGCATGTTGAGGTCATCAAGATGTGCAAGGATGGTTTTACCGTTTTGATGATTGGCCATGCAGGGCACCCGGAGGTCGAAGGTACGATGGGGCAGGTTAATGAAGGTGTTCATTTGATTGAGAAGGTGGCAGATATTACTAAGCTGCCTTTTACTGAGAATGAAAAAATCGCCTTTGTCACGCAAACGACACTCTCTGTGGATGAGACCAAAGAAATTGTCGATGCCTTAATTCAAAAATTCCCGAATATCGTGCAACCTCGTAAGCAAGACATTTGTTATGCCACTCAAAATCGCCAGGATGCTGTGAAATTTATGGCCCCTCAAGTTGAGGTAGTTATTGTGGTTGGAAGCAAGGCAAGCTCGAACTCGAATCGCTTGCGTGAATTAGCTGAAAAACTGGGTGTACCAGCCTACATGGTTGATGCACCAGAGCAACTTCAGGCTGAATGGTTTGTTGGTAAGAGGCGCGTCGGCTTGACTGCAGGGGCATCAGCCCCTGAAAGCCTAGCCCTCTCGATTGTGGCCAAGATTCAAGAATTTGGACCGCGCAGTATTCGTAATCTGGAGGGCGTGGTGGAGGATGTCACCTTCTCACTGCCAAAGAA
- a CDS encoding peptidylprolyl isomerase — protein MNKLTVLPNSFLTLNYRLTLPSGDDYINTFIDRPATVLMGSGQFAPCFEKVLIGLGVGDQKSALLPPEESFGERKEELIQWVSLGALKEGRDDDAQFNPGDVIEFNAPGGAQYAGVLQSINEEGAWFDFNHPLAGRPVTFEAQIVAIL, from the coding sequence ATGAATAAGCTTACGGTTTTGCCCAATTCCTTTCTGACCCTGAACTATCGGCTGACTTTGCCCAGCGGGGATGACTACATCAATACGTTTATCGATCGCCCTGCGACGGTGTTGATGGGTTCTGGACAATTTGCGCCTTGTTTTGAAAAAGTATTAATCGGATTGGGAGTGGGTGATCAGAAAAGTGCCTTATTGCCACCAGAAGAAAGTTTTGGTGAGCGCAAAGAAGAATTAATTCAATGGGTTTCTTTGGGTGCCCTAAAAGAGGGTCGCGATGATGATGCGCAATTTAATCCTGGCGACGTCATTGAATTTAATGCGCCAGGTGGCGCTCAATACGCAGGCGTATTGCAATCGATTAACGAAGAGGGTGCCTGGTTTGATTTCAATCACCCGCTTGCTGGAAGGCCCGTTACCTTTGAAGCTCAAATTGTTGCGATTCTGTAA
- the radC gene encoding DNA repair protein RadC, whose amino-acid sequence MHLPITDWPKMEQPREKLRALGAAALSDAELLAIFLRVGVKGKTAVALAEDLLHHFGNLPRLMSCTPEELTQIHGMGISKWSQIQAAYELVKRSLEETLSQESVLTSPGYVREFLQARFGRLPHEVFICLYLDSRLRLIECQELFRGSLSHTAVYPREILKEALARNASALIVAHNHPSGNPQPSIADQELTKTLAKALQLVDIPLLDHCIVSHGGFFSFSDEGLMKNDHK is encoded by the coding sequence GTGCACTTGCCGATTACGGATTGGCCAAAAATGGAGCAACCTCGCGAAAAACTACGCGCCCTTGGTGCGGCAGCCCTCAGCGATGCCGAGTTACTGGCGATCTTTCTGCGCGTTGGCGTCAAAGGCAAAACTGCCGTGGCTTTAGCCGAGGACCTGCTCCACCATTTCGGCAATTTGCCGCGCCTCATGTCCTGCACCCCAGAAGAATTAACCCAGATTCATGGCATGGGTATTTCTAAATGGTCGCAAATCCAGGCGGCCTACGAGCTGGTCAAGCGCAGCCTTGAGGAAACCCTCTCCCAGGAGTCTGTCCTGACCTCACCAGGCTATGTCCGAGAGTTCTTGCAGGCCAGATTTGGGCGCTTGCCACACGAAGTCTTCATATGCCTATACCTTGACTCCCGCCTTCGCCTGATTGAGTGCCAGGAGCTCTTTAGGGGCTCCCTAAGCCACACCGCTGTCTACCCACGAGAAATCCTCAAGGAAGCTCTTGCTAGGAATGCTAGCGCTCTCATCGTGGCACATAACCACCCCAGCGGAAATCCACAACCCAGTATTGCTGATCAAGAATTGACCAAGACACTAGCTAAAGCCTTGCAGTTGGTAGATATCCCCCTGCTTGACCACTGCATCGTAAGTCATGGTGGGTTTTTCTCATTTTCAGATGAGGGTCTTATGAAGAATGACCATAAATAG
- the rpmB gene encoding 50S ribosomal protein L28, whose amino-acid sequence MAKVCQVTGKKPMVGNNVSHANNKTKRRFLPNLQNRRFWVESENRWISLRLTNAGLRVIDKNGIDAVLSDLRARGEI is encoded by the coding sequence ATGGCAAAAGTTTGCCAAGTCACTGGGAAGAAGCCGATGGTTGGCAACAATGTATCCCATGCAAACAATAAAACGAAGCGTCGCTTTTTGCCGAATTTGCAAAATCGTCGTTTCTGGGTTGAATCTGAAAACCGCTGGATTAGCTTGCGCTTAACCAATGCTGGTTTGCGCGTTATCGACAAAAACGGCATTGACGCCGTATTGTCTGATCTCCGTGCACGTGGCGAAATTTAA
- the rpmG gene encoding 50S ribosomal protein L33 codes for MAKGGREKIKLESSAGTGHFYTTSKNKRTKPEKMEIMKFDPTIRKHVAYKETKLK; via the coding sequence ATGGCTAAAGGCGGTAGAGAAAAAATCAAATTAGAGTCATCAGCTGGTACTGGTCACTTCTATACAACATCAAAAAACAAGCGTACTAAGCCTGAAAAAATGGAGATCATGAAGTTTGATCCAACCATTCGCAAGCACGTTGCTTACAAAGAAACCAAGCTCAAGTAA
- a CDS encoding fatty acid desaturase — protein sequence MNTASSFDLFLNWLSSGYLNWAWWQILVFTLVATHITIAAVTIFLHRCQAHRALELHPIMSHFFRFWLWLTTGMVTKEWAAIHRKHHAKCETVDDPHSPQVLGINTVLSRGAELYKNESRNQETLDKFGHGTPDDWLERNIYAKYSWQGVALMLIIDVFLFGAIGLTVWAVQMLWIPITAAGVINGIGHFWGYRNYDCEDASRNIMPWGILIGGEELHNNHHTFATSAKLSSKWYEFDIGWMYIQIMSAVGLAKVKKTSPKPVLSDLRPADQNTLEAIIANRYEIMARYSKTLSTFFSNEVQHMQVLAAHLKDARAWLGKDESRLTVEEKIKLEELMATNAQLRKMIEMRRDLHAIWGRSNATGDQLLTQLHVWCQHAEESGLSSLRDFSLRLRRYA from the coding sequence TTGAACACAGCTTCTAGTTTTGATTTATTCCTGAATTGGCTTTCAAGTGGTTATTTAAATTGGGCTTGGTGGCAAATCCTTGTTTTTACCCTGGTTGCCACCCACATCACCATTGCTGCGGTGACTATTTTCCTGCACCGTTGCCAAGCGCACCGCGCTTTGGAACTGCATCCAATCATGTCCCACTTCTTCCGGTTTTGGCTTTGGCTAACCACTGGCATGGTGACCAAAGAGTGGGCAGCGATTCATCGCAAGCATCACGCCAAGTGTGAGACTGTAGATGATCCACATAGCCCACAAGTTTTAGGCATCAACACCGTGCTTTCTCGTGGTGCTGAGTTATATAAAAATGAGTCACGTAATCAAGAGACCTTAGATAAGTTTGGTCACGGTACGCCAGATGATTGGCTTGAGCGCAACATCTATGCAAAGTACTCATGGCAAGGCGTAGCTTTGATGTTGATCATCGATGTATTTTTGTTCGGTGCAATTGGTTTGACTGTGTGGGCAGTACAGATGCTGTGGATTCCTATTACTGCCGCTGGAGTTATTAATGGCATTGGCCACTTTTGGGGTTACCGTAATTACGATTGCGAAGATGCCTCAAGAAATATTATGCCTTGGGGTATTTTGATTGGTGGCGAAGAGTTGCATAACAACCACCACACCTTTGCTACTAGCGCTAAGCTTTCTAGTAAATGGTATGAGTTTGATATTGGCTGGATGTACATTCAAATCATGAGTGCAGTTGGCTTGGCCAAAGTAAAAAAGACTTCTCCAAAGCCGGTGCTGAGCGACTTACGTCCTGCAGATCAAAACACACTCGAAGCTATCATTGCGAACCGTTATGAAATCATGGCACGCTACAGTAAGACCTTGAGTACCTTCTTTAGTAATGAAGTTCAGCACATGCAGGTATTGGCTGCCCACTTAAAAGATGCTCGTGCCTGGCTGGGTAAAGATGAGTCTCGTTTGACTGTAGAAGAAAAAATCAAACTTGAAGAGCTGATGGCAACTAATGCGCAGCTACGAAAGATGATTGAGATGCGTCGTGACTTGCATGCTATCTGGGGTCGATCTAACGCTACTGGCGATCAACTGCTGACTCAGTTGCATGTATGGTGTCAGCACGCTGAAGAGAGTGGTTTATCGAGTCTGCGTGACTTCTCTTTAAGGTTACGTCGCTACGCTTAA
- a CDS encoding RsmB/NOP family class I SAM-dependent RNA methyltransferase gives MSKERSSRAASAGSKSGSRSGSRLGPQKSYAAKSKDPLRRPERRNASGNIIAPEGQKNFSNAKALPQHAIHLERLLPELLNFEQPADRVVSRYFRSEPQLGNRDRALIAESAFAILRRKNEFSQFASSGEGSQARRLALLGLLSALSEGGLGSANRAESAIADLAHVLKTGEYEWLQRFATVDPSALNPLVQNNLPEWLWDAFGKYPGEESREALAKSLMHPALLDLRANTMKTTREQLLAEMNALGGRYQAIPTPYAPDGVRIMGKPALQNTVSFKTGMFEVQDEGSQLLAYLLAPKRGEMVVDFCAGAGGKTLAIGAIMRSTGRLYALDTSERRLANLKPRQARSGLSNVHPVWIDSENDSKIKRLAGKIDRVLVDAPCSGMGTLRRNPDLKWRQTPEGVLELNQKQMNILASASRLLKPGGRLVYATCSLLPQENQQIAEDFLVKHPNFEVVPAAEVLKPLFPKDKIPLGCSPDNPWWQLWPHIHGTDGFFGAVFQRKAAVSAVTVDKDDEKSVKVKSKKADKELK, from the coding sequence ATGAGTAAAGAACGTTCATCCCGCGCAGCTAGCGCAGGCAGTAAATCTGGATCAAGATCTGGGTCACGCTTAGGCCCACAAAAAAGTTATGCCGCTAAATCTAAAGATCCATTGCGTCGCCCGGAGCGTCGCAATGCGAGTGGCAACATCATTGCACCAGAAGGCCAAAAAAACTTTTCTAATGCGAAGGCTTTGCCTCAGCATGCAATTCATTTGGAGCGTCTGCTTCCAGAGTTGCTGAATTTCGAGCAACCAGCTGATCGTGTGGTGAGTCGGTATTTCCGCTCTGAGCCTCAGCTGGGTAACCGTGATCGCGCCTTGATTGCAGAGAGTGCGTTTGCCATTCTGCGTCGCAAGAATGAGTTCTCGCAATTTGCTTCCAGCGGCGAGGGTTCGCAGGCTAGACGCCTAGCTCTATTGGGTTTGCTGTCCGCTTTGTCTGAGGGTGGTTTAGGTTCTGCTAACCGTGCTGAGAGTGCTATTGCCGACTTAGCTCACGTATTGAAGACAGGCGAGTACGAATGGTTGCAACGTTTTGCTACGGTCGATCCATCAGCACTTAATCCCTTAGTACAGAATAATTTGCCTGAATGGCTTTGGGATGCCTTTGGAAAATATCCCGGTGAAGAATCACGTGAAGCATTAGCTAAGTCACTCATGCATCCAGCCCTTTTGGATTTGCGTGCCAACACCATGAAGACGACTCGTGAGCAATTGCTTGCCGAGATGAACGCTCTTGGCGGTCGCTATCAAGCCATTCCAACTCCGTACGCGCCTGATGGTGTTCGCATTATGGGTAAGCCCGCTTTGCAAAATACTGTCAGCTTTAAGACGGGGATGTTTGAGGTTCAAGATGAGGGTAGTCAGTTATTGGCTTACTTACTTGCGCCTAAGCGTGGCGAGATGGTGGTGGACTTTTGTGCTGGCGCCGGCGGCAAGACTTTGGCAATTGGGGCAATCATGCGATCTACAGGCCGCTTGTATGCTCTGGATACATCAGAGCGTCGCTTAGCTAATTTAAAGCCTAGACAAGCCCGCAGCGGTCTCTCTAACGTTCATCCCGTCTGGATTGATAGTGAGAATGACTCCAAGATCAAGCGCTTGGCTGGGAAGATTGATCGCGTCCTAGTAGACGCTCCTTGTAGTGGCATGGGTACTTTGCGACGCAACCCGGATCTCAAATGGCGCCAGACCCCAGAAGGTGTTTTGGAGCTCAATCAAAAGCAGATGAATATTCTGGCCTCTGCAAGCCGCTTGCTTAAACCGGGTGGCCGCTTGGTTTATGCCACCTGCAGTCTGTTGCCACAAGAAAACCAGCAAATTGCAGAGGATTTCTTGGTTAAGCACCCTAATTTTGAAGTTGTGCCTGCAGCTGAAGTTCTTAAGCCATTGTTTCCAAAGGATAAAATTCCTTTGGGCTGTAGCCCTGACAACCCTTGGTGGCAGTTATGGCCCCATATTCACGGTACAGATGGCTTCTTTGGGGCTGTTTTTCAGAGAAAAGCGGCTGTTTCTGCAGTAACTGTCGACAAAGATGATGAAAAGTCGGTAAAAGTCAAAAGCAAGAAAGCGGATAAAGAACTAAAATAG
- the purN gene encoding phosphoribosylglycinamide formyltransferase, translating into MPSIVTLISGRGSNFEAIVKTAQKEQWPVTFAGVIANHSAAKGLDFARSQGIPAFAIEHHEHATRESFDAALMAKIDELGADLVVLAGFMRILTPGFIRHFEGRLINIHPALLPAFPGLHTHERALEAGVAEHGASVHFVTEGVDEGPIICQASVPVLPGDDASSLAARVLAAEHQIYPRAVKWFLDGRLRIEGNQVQVKPPESQLIKL; encoded by the coding sequence ATGCCATCTATCGTCACCTTAATCTCTGGCCGCGGATCTAATTTCGAGGCTATCGTCAAAACAGCTCAAAAAGAGCAGTGGCCGGTTACTTTTGCCGGGGTTATTGCAAACCACTCTGCCGCCAAAGGCCTTGATTTTGCTCGCTCTCAGGGTATTCCGGCCTTTGCCATTGAACATCACGAGCACGCTACTCGAGAGTCCTTTGATGCAGCTCTCATGGCGAAAATCGATGAATTAGGCGCTGATTTAGTGGTTCTAGCGGGTTTTATGAGGATTTTGACCCCGGGCTTTATTCGTCATTTTGAGGGTCGCCTGATCAATATTCATCCCGCCTTGCTACCAGCCTTCCCAGGATTGCATACCCATGAGCGCGCTTTGGAGGCTGGAGTGGCTGAACATGGCGCCAGCGTACATTTTGTTACCGAGGGTGTGGATGAGGGTCCTATCATCTGCCAAGCCTCGGTTCCAGTGCTTCCCGGAGATGATGCAAGTAGCTTGGCAGCGCGAGTTTTGGCTGCTGAGCATCAGATTTACCCGCGGGCCGTAAAATGGTTCCTAGATGGACGATTGCGAATAGAAGGTAATCAAGTTCAGGTTAAACCACCGGAGTCGCAATTAATAAAATTATGA
- a CDS encoding bifunctional riboflavin kinase/FAD synthetase, whose translation MNVFRGPTQFSAGPACALTIGNFDGVHRGHHALLKELKDGAQARGLVSCVMTFEPHPKEFFSPEQAPPRILNLRDKLAAFADIGVDRIVVEHFNSAFARLTPEEFVSEIIVKQLNAKWILIGDDFCYGAKRAGNFVSLKAAGEQFGFEVSSIHTVQEDGERISSSALRDALANGDMDQASKLLGRPYGISGHVIHGQKLGRTLGFPTLNLAVANHLHHRKPACSGIFTAQVLGLGDKPLPAVASLGVRPTVEDEGRVLLETHIFDYNADVYGKIITVELLEKIRDEAKYSDLDTLTKAIASDAEHARNYFQKKSYV comes from the coding sequence GTGAACGTATTCCGTGGCCCTACCCAGTTTTCTGCAGGACCGGCTTGTGCCTTAACCATCGGTAATTTCGATGGCGTGCACAGGGGTCATCACGCCCTGCTCAAGGAGCTGAAGGATGGCGCGCAAGCACGCGGTTTAGTTAGCTGCGTTATGACTTTCGAACCGCACCCTAAAGAATTCTTTTCTCCAGAACAAGCGCCGCCACGAATTCTAAATTTGCGCGACAAGCTTGCTGCCTTTGCCGACATTGGTGTCGATCGCATAGTAGTGGAACACTTTAATTCCGCATTTGCTCGCCTCACTCCAGAAGAATTTGTTTCTGAGATTATTGTGAAGCAGCTCAATGCCAAATGGATTTTGATTGGTGATGACTTTTGTTATGGCGCCAAACGTGCGGGCAACTTTGTAAGTCTGAAAGCCGCTGGCGAACAGTTTGGTTTTGAAGTTTCTAGTATTCATACCGTGCAAGAAGATGGCGAAAGAATTTCTAGCTCAGCATTGCGCGATGCCTTGGCAAATGGGGATATGGATCAAGCTAGCAAATTACTAGGTCGACCTTACGGTATCTCTGGCCACGTCATTCATGGGCAAAAGCTGGGTCGCACTTTAGGCTTTCCCACACTGAATCTCGCCGTTGCCAATCATCTACATCATCGCAAGCCCGCATGCTCTGGCATCTTTACTGCACAGGTATTAGGCCTTGGAGATAAGCCACTGCCTGCGGTAGCAAGTCTAGGCGTGAGGCCGACAGTAGAAGATGAAGGTCGGGTATTGCTTGAGACTCATATCTTTGATTACAACGCCGATGTCTACGGAAAAATTATTACCGTGGAGCTCTTAGAAAAAATTCGGGATGAGGCGAAGTACTCCGATCTCGATACACTTACCAAAGCGATTGCATCTGATGCAGAGCATGCCAGAAATTATTTCCAGAAAAAATCTTATGTCTGA
- the ileS gene encoding isoleucine--tRNA ligase, which produces MSEKENSYPVNLLETPFPMRGDLPKREPQWVTQWQKNKLYEKIRAAHANQPKFILHDGPPYANGDIHIGHAVNKILKDMIVKSRWLMGFDSAYVPGWDCHGMPIEIQIEKQFGKNLPTAEVQAKARAYAKVQVDKQKVDFERLGVLGDWNNPYLTMNFRNEADEIRALGKIWGKGYVFRGLKPVNWCFDCGSALAEAEVEYQDKTDPTVDVGFAFDDAQRPQLAKAFGLSEIPAKPGMIVIWTTTPWTIPSNQALNVHPELSYALVDTGDKLLILAEDRVETCLEDFGLEGKVIATCLGSQLANISFWHPLAPLHEGYKRLSPIYPAEYVTLDTGTGVVHSAPAYGEEDFKSCKANKLADKDILNPVMGNGVYASWLPLFANEYIWKANPKIVEAMREAGSLLRDKTYTHSYMHCWRHKSPIIYRATSQWFASMDKKPSDGSASLRETALAGIENTEFFPAWGKQRLNSMIANRPDWTLSRQRQWGVPMAFFVHKESGEPHPRTVELLEEIAKRVEKEGIEAWQKLEVAELLGEEATQYEKNRDTLDVWFDSGTTHWHVIRGSHRAELYRPEAENADGRLADLYLEGSDQHRGWFHSSLLTGAMLDGKPPYKALLTHGFTVDGQGRKMSKSVGNVIAPQQVADKLGAEIIRLWVASTDYSGEMTISDEILKRVVESYRRIRNTLRFLLANLSDFDPSKHAMPASEWLEIDRYAVALANQLQQDVQAHYKAYEFQPAVARMLTFCSEDLGGFYLDILKDRLYTSAPDSKERRAAQSALFHITRNLLKWLAPFLSFTAEEAWLSFPHGADEKAKESIFMEEFGTFPEIAHATELLAKWNRVREIRSEVTKAIEIEREAGNVGSSLQAELTIKVGDVDFAILHSLEDDLRFVTITSSAKLELSNAGLEVLVRGSQYKKCGRCWHHTQDIGANAEHSELCGRCISNLFGSGESRLFA; this is translated from the coding sequence ATGTCTGAAAAAGAAAACTCTTATCCCGTTAATCTTCTAGAAACACCGTTTCCGATGAGGGGAGATTTGCCGAAGCGCGAACCGCAATGGGTTACACAGTGGCAGAAAAATAAACTCTACGAAAAGATTCGTGCAGCGCATGCCAATCAACCGAAGTTCATTTTGCATGATGGTCCCCCTTATGCAAACGGCGACATTCATATTGGCCATGCGGTAAATAAGATTCTCAAAGACATGATCGTGAAGTCCCGCTGGTTAATGGGCTTTGACTCTGCCTACGTTCCAGGCTGGGATTGCCACGGTATGCCGATTGAGATTCAGATTGAAAAGCAGTTTGGCAAAAATCTGCCGACGGCTGAAGTACAAGCTAAAGCACGTGCGTATGCAAAAGTTCAGGTAGATAAGCAAAAAGTTGACTTTGAGCGCTTAGGTGTTTTGGGTGATTGGAACAACCCCTACCTCACCATGAACTTTCGCAATGAGGCCGATGAGATTCGTGCGCTTGGGAAGATCTGGGGAAAGGGTTATGTTTTCCGCGGCCTAAAACCAGTGAACTGGTGTTTCGACTGCGGCTCCGCACTGGCAGAAGCTGAAGTCGAATACCAGGACAAAACTGATCCAACAGTAGATGTGGGATTTGCTTTTGATGATGCGCAGCGTCCACAACTGGCAAAAGCATTTGGCTTATCTGAGATCCCAGCTAAGCCTGGAATGATTGTGATCTGGACAACCACACCTTGGACCATTCCTTCTAATCAAGCATTGAATGTTCACCCTGAACTCAGCTACGCTTTGGTCGACACTGGTGACAAGTTACTCATCCTGGCAGAAGACCGCGTAGAAACTTGTTTGGAAGATTTTGGTCTCGAGGGCAAGGTCATTGCCACTTGTCTGGGTAGTCAGTTAGCCAATATTTCTTTCTGGCATCCGCTAGCTCCACTGCATGAAGGTTATAAGCGACTTTCACCAATCTACCCTGCTGAGTACGTCACACTCGACACAGGTACTGGCGTCGTGCACTCTGCACCCGCCTATGGTGAGGAAGACTTTAAGTCTTGCAAAGCAAATAAGCTCGCAGATAAAGATATCTTGAATCCAGTCATGGGTAATGGTGTCTACGCCTCTTGGCTCCCACTCTTTGCCAATGAATATATCTGGAAAGCCAATCCGAAGATTGTTGAGGCTATGCGTGAAGCAGGCAGCCTCTTGCGAGACAAGACCTATACCCACTCTTACATGCATTGCTGGCGTCACAAGTCGCCGATTATTTATCGTGCAACCTCACAGTGGTTTGCAAGCATGGATAAGAAACCCTCTGATGGCAGTGCAAGTTTGCGCGAGACTGCATTAGCGGGTATTGAGAATACCGAGTTTTTCCCTGCGTGGGGCAAGCAACGCTTAAACAGCATGATTGCCAACCGTCCTGACTGGACTTTGTCACGTCAACGCCAATGGGGCGTACCCATGGCTTTCTTTGTTCACAAGGAAAGTGGCGAGCCACATCCTCGCACCGTTGAATTGCTCGAAGAAATTGCGAAGCGTGTTGAAAAAGAAGGTATTGAAGCTTGGCAAAAACTAGAAGTAGCCGAACTACTGGGTGAAGAAGCGACTCAATATGAAAAGAATCGTGACACCTTAGATGTGTGGTTTGATTCAGGTACTACGCATTGGCACGTCATTCGTGGCTCGCATCGCGCTGAACTCTATCGCCCTGAAGCTGAAAATGCAGATGGTCGATTAGCTGACCTATATCTAGAAGGCTCGGATCAACATCGCGGCTGGTTCCACTCTTCCCTGCTTACAGGCGCTATGCTCGATGGTAAGCCGCCTTACAAGGCGCTGTTGACACACGGCTTTACCGTTGATGGCCAAGGCCGCAAGATGAGTAAGTCGGTAGGCAACGTGATTGCCCCGCAACAAGTTGCTGATAAGTTGGGTGCAGAGATTATTCGTTTGTGGGTAGCTTCTACTGACTACTCTGGCGAGATGACGATCTCTGATGAAATTCTGAAACGTGTAGTTGAAAGCTATCGCCGTATTCGCAATACATTGCGTTTTTTGTTAGCCAACCTATCTGACTTTGATCCAAGCAAGCATGCGATGCCTGCAAGCGAATGGCTAGAAATTGATCGCTACGCTGTTGCACTAGCCAATCAGTTGCAGCAAGATGTCCAAGCGCACTACAAAGCTTATGAGTTCCAGCCGGCCGTAGCGCGTATGCTGACTTTCTGCTCAGAAGATTTAGGCGGCTTCTACTTAGACATCCTGAAAGACCGTCTCTACACAAGTGCCCCGGACTCCAAAGAACGTCGCGCAGCACAGAGTGCTCTATTTCATATCACTCGCAACCTGCTCAAATGGTTAGCCCCTTTCCTCTCCTTTACTGCTGAGGAAGCCTGGTTGTCATTCCCACATGGTGCGGATGAAAAAGCCAAAGAGTCTATCTTCATGGAAGAGTTCGGCACTTTCCCAGAAATCGCTCATGCTACTGAGCTCCTGGCCAAATGGAATCGTGTTCGAGAAATCCGCTCCGAGGTCACTAAAGCCATTGAGATTGAGCGTGAAGCTGGCAATGTAGGTTCATCCCTGCAAGCTGAGCTGACTATCAAAGTAGGTGATGTTGATTTTGCAATTCTACATTCTCTTGAAGATGACCTGCGCTTTGTCACCATTACTTCTAGCGCCAAACTAGAGCTCAGTAATGCAGGCCTTGAAGTACTTGTTCGCGGCAGTCAATATAAGAAGTGTGGTCGCTGCTGGCACCACACTCAAGATATTGGTGCGAATGCTGAACATTCAGAGTTATGTGGTCGCTGCATTAGCAATCTTTTTGGAAGCGGTGAATCTCGCCTATTTGCATAA
- the lspA gene encoding signal peptidase II produces MSTKLSFLRYLAIAIITLLLDQLSKWSALSNLQLGMPEPVLPFMNWLLLFNPGAAFSFLAQGSGWQRWFFTVLGLAASAYILWLLRKSLGDKMLCWALSLILGGALGNVLDRIMYGAVVDFIDLHYANWHWPAFNIADSAICIGAALIIWGELRKSFGKTSQPQ; encoded by the coding sequence ATGAGCACAAAACTCTCTTTTCTCCGTTATCTAGCAATTGCAATCATTACGCTCTTACTAGACCAACTGAGTAAATGGTCTGCCTTAAGTAACTTGCAGTTAGGTATGCCTGAACCTGTTTTGCCATTCATGAACTGGTTGTTACTGTTTAACCCAGGAGCAGCATTCTCATTTTTAGCTCAGGGCTCTGGTTGGCAACGTTGGTTCTTTACAGTCCTGGGCTTAGCGGCATCGGCTTATATTCTGTGGCTACTACGAAAGAGCTTGGGTGACAAAATGCTGTGCTGGGCCCTCAGCCTCATTCTAGGCGGCGCACTAGGCAACGTCTTAGACCGCATCATGTATGGCGCGGTAGTGGACTTTATTGACCTGCATTACGCTAATTGGCATTGGCCAGCCTTCAATATTGCTGATAGTGCTATTTGTATCGGTGCAGCCCTCATTATTT